A single region of the Erythrobacter sp. HL-111 genome encodes:
- a CDS encoding NAD(+) synthase: MTEAHPFFDMHAHGLVRVATATPATRTADVAFNTAGVLAEAARAHECNVDLVVYPELTLSSYAIDDLHLQQAMLARVEQAVAEVVEASDDFTPVLVLGAPLRRGDKIHNCALVIAGGELLGVVPKSYLPNYREFYEKRHFAHGRGCEDMWIAVNGEEVPFGTDLVFAAANLPGFTFGIEICEDFWAPLPPGNMAALAGAHILCNLSASPITIGRADDRHLHCRSSSSRAICAYVYSASGHGESTTDLAWDGQGVVYELGDLLSESVRFDLGRELNIVDVDTDRIMAERIRNQTFADAAEAHGRPEDRYRRIMFEHAYSRGDIGLIRPVRRFPFVPNNPATLDEDCYEAFNIQVDALMRRIQAARAKSLVIGISGGLDSTHALIVAAKACDRLGLPRTTIRGYTMPGFATSDETKANAWKLMESFGITAEEIDIRPAAERMLADMGHPYAAGEAHYDVTFENVQAGLRTDYLFRLAGLHDGFVIGTGDLSELALGWCTYGVGDQMSHYGVNAGVPKTLIRYLIRWTIQTGQFVGECNAVLQAVHDTVISPELVPAGEDGAIQSTEDVIGPYELNDFFLHHTVRFGQRPSKIAFLAWHAWKNREAGEWPVDFPEGSRNQYDLPTIAHWLENFCKRFFGFSQFKRSALPNGPKVSSGGALSPRGDWRAPSDAVADVWVEELRAGLPEDAFPERE; the protein is encoded by the coding sequence TCGATCTCGTGGTCTATCCCGAACTGACGTTGTCCTCCTACGCGATCGACGACCTCCACCTGCAGCAGGCCATGCTGGCGCGGGTCGAGCAGGCGGTGGCCGAAGTGGTCGAGGCGTCGGACGATTTCACGCCGGTCCTCGTGCTCGGGGCGCCGCTGCGGCGCGGCGACAAGATCCACAACTGCGCGCTGGTGATCGCGGGAGGCGAACTGCTCGGCGTGGTGCCGAAAAGCTACCTGCCCAATTACCGCGAGTTCTACGAGAAGCGCCATTTCGCCCACGGCCGCGGCTGCGAGGACATGTGGATCGCGGTGAACGGCGAGGAAGTGCCGTTCGGGACCGATCTCGTCTTTGCCGCGGCGAACCTGCCCGGCTTCACCTTCGGGATCGAGATCTGCGAGGATTTCTGGGCGCCGCTCCCGCCCGGCAACATGGCCGCTCTCGCGGGCGCGCATATCCTGTGCAACCTTTCGGCCTCGCCGATCACGATCGGGCGCGCGGACGACCGTCACCTCCACTGCCGCTCCTCCTCCTCCCGCGCGATCTGCGCCTATGTCTATTCGGCGAGCGGCCACGGCGAGAGCACGACCGACCTCGCCTGGGACGGGCAGGGCGTGGTCTACGAACTGGGCGACCTGCTTTCGGAAAGCGTGCGCTTCGATCTCGGGCGCGAACTCAATATCGTCGATGTCGACACCGACCGGATCATGGCCGAACGCATCCGCAACCAGACCTTCGCCGATGCCGCCGAGGCGCACGGAAGGCCCGAGGACCGCTATCGCCGGATCATGTTCGAGCACGCCTACAGCAGGGGCGACATCGGCCTCATTCGCCCGGTGCGGCGTTTCCCCTTCGTGCCCAACAATCCCGCAACGCTGGACGAGGATTGCTACGAGGCGTTCAACATCCAGGTCGATGCGCTGATGCGCCGCATCCAGGCGGCCCGCGCGAAGAGCCTGGTGATCGGCATTTCGGGCGGGCTCGATTCGACCCATGCGCTGATCGTCGCGGCCAAGGCCTGCGACCGGCTCGGCCTGCCGCGCACCACCATCCGCGGCTACACCATGCCCGGCTTCGCCACCTCGGACGAGACGAAGGCCAATGCGTGGAAGCTGATGGAAAGCTTCGGCATCACGGCCGAGGAAATCGACATCCGCCCGGCGGCGGAACGGATGCTGGCCGACATGGGCCACCCCTATGCCGCCGGCGAGGCGCATTACGACGTCACCTTCGAGAACGTGCAGGCGGGCCTTCGCACCGACTATCTCTTCCGTCTCGCCGGGCTGCATGACGGGTTCGTGATCGGGACGGGCGACCTTTCCGAACTTGCGCTCGGCTGGTGCACCTATGGGGTGGGCGACCAGATGAGCCATTACGGCGTCAATGCCGGCGTGCCCAAGACGCTGATCCGCTATCTCATCCGCTGGACGATCCAGACCGGGCAGTTCGTGGGCGAATGCAACGCGGTTCTGCAGGCGGTCCACGATACGGTCATCAGCCCCGAGCTCGTGCCCGCGGGCGAGGACGGGGCGATCCAGTCGACCGAGGACGTGATCGGTCCCTACGAGCTCAACGACTTCTTCCTCCACCACACGGTGCGGTTCGGCCAGCGCCCGTCCAAGATCGCCTTCCTCGCCTGGCACGCCTGGAAGAACCGCGAGGCGGGCGAATGGCCGGTCGATTTTCCGGAAGGCAGCCGCAACCAATACGACCTTCCCACGATCGCGCATTGGCTGGAGAATTTCTGCAAGCGCTTCTTCGGCTTTTCGCAGTTCAAGCGCAGCGCGCTGCCGAACGGGCCGAAGGTTTCCTCGGGCGGGGCGCTGTCGCCGCGGGGGGACTGGCGCGCGCCGTCCGATGCCGTGGCCGACGTGTGGGTCGAGGAGCTGCGGGCCGGCCTTCCCGAAGACGCCTTCCCGGAGCGGGAGTGA